The Methanocaldococcus jannaschii DSM 2661 genome has a segment encoding these proteins:
- a CDS encoding sulfite exporter TauE/SafE family protein has protein sequence MIKLEFEFLLLLPLLIIVGFIVGILGSLFGIGGGFLVAPILTFIFDYFGIPDGVKFAVGTSLFVVFINSIISIFRHAKIKNINWKASITIGIISLVFSYFSGFLVVNFIDSAILKKLFGIFLIANAIYMAKSHHIDKISDREDKLEPFILCGVITGFLSGLFGIGGGIVIIPILAMAKYPVKRAVAISVGVIPLTSIGGLISYLTANTEGYIYNIGYVSIPIALIMAIPIIYSSKLGIKINQKISPKHLRIMLSSILGVMGLFMLL, from the coding sequence GTGATTAAATTGGAATTTGAATTTTTGTTATTGTTACCTTTACTAATTATTGTTGGATTTATAGTGGGGATTTTAGGCAGTTTGTTTGGTATTGGTGGGGGATTTTTAGTAGCTCCAATTTTAACATTTATTTTTGATTATTTTGGCATTCCAGATGGAGTAAAATTTGCTGTAGGAACATCTTTGTTTGTAGTTTTTATAAATTCGATAATTTCAATCTTTAGGCATGCAAAAATTAAAAATATAAATTGGAAGGCATCAATAACAATTGGGATTATTAGCTTGGTTTTTTCTTATTTTAGTGGGTTTTTAGTTGTTAATTTTATTGATTCAGCTATATTGAAAAAGTTATTTGGAATTTTTTTAATAGCAAATGCAATTTATATGGCTAAATCTCATCATATTGATAAAATCTCAGATAGAGAAGATAAATTGGAACCTTTTATTCTCTGTGGAGTTATTACTGGGTTTCTATCTGGATTATTTGGCATTGGTGGAGGAATAGTTATAATTCCAATCTTAGCAATGGCAAAATATCCCGTAAAAAGAGCTGTCGCAATTTCAGTAGGTGTTATCCCATTAACTTCAATTGGTGGGCTCATATCATATTTAACAGCTAATACAGAGGGCTATATCTACAATATCGGGTATGTTTCAATTCCAATAGCTTTAATTATGGCTATTCCAATAATCTACTCATCAAAATTGGGGATAAAAATAAATCAAAAGATTTCTCCAAAGCATTTAAGGATTATGCTCAGTTCTATATTGGGAGTGATGGGATTATTTATGCTTCTTTAA
- the hypB gene encoding hydrogenase nickel incorporation protein HypB, with protein sequence MHLVGVLDIAKDILKANKRLADKNRKLLNKHGVVAFDFMGAIGSGKTLLIEKLIDNLKDKYKIACIAGDVIAKFDAERMEKHGAKVVPLNTGKECHLDAHLVGHALEDLNLDEIDLLFIENVGNLICPADFDLGTHKRIVVISTTEGDDTIEKHPGIMKTADLIVINKIDLADAVGADIKKMENDAKRINPDAEVVLLSLKTMEGFDKVLEFIEKSVKEVK encoded by the coding sequence ATGCACTTAGTAGGAGTTTTAGACATTGCCAAAGATATATTAAAAGCAAATAAAAGATTGGCTGATAAAAACAGAAAGCTCTTAAATAAACATGGTGTTGTTGCATTTGACTTCATGGGAGCTATTGGTAGTGGAAAAACCCTACTAATTGAAAAGTTGATTGATAATTTAAAAGATAAGTATAAAATAGCCTGCATTGCTGGAGATGTTATAGCAAAGTTTGATGCTGAGAGAATGGAGAAGCATGGGGCTAAGGTAGTGCCTTTAAATACGGGTAAAGAATGCCATTTAGATGCTCACTTAGTAGGGCATGCCTTGGAGGATTTAAACTTAGATGAAATTGATTTACTGTTTATAGAGAACGTTGGAAATTTAATCTGCCCAGCTGATTTTGATTTAGGGACTCATAAAAGGATTGTTGTGATTTCAACAACTGAAGGGGATGATACGATAGAAAAACACCCTGGCATTATGAAAACAGCGGATTTAATAGTTATCAATAAGATTGATTTAGCAGATGCCGTTGGAGCTGACATAAAAAAGATGGAGAATGATGCTAAAAGAATAAATCCAGATGCAGAAGTTGTTTTATTAAGTTTAAAAACAATGGAAGGGTTTGATAAGGTTTTAGAGTTTATTGAAAAGAGTGTTAAAGAGGTTAAATAG
- a CDS encoding KH domain-containing protein: MVFGNIGQDKSIEILKIPKDRVGVLIGKKGNVKKTIEKELGVKLEIDADGTVTIYGTDKQKDPLAVWKARDIVRAIGRGFNPEIALKLVSDEYVLEVIDIEDYASSDNSIRRLKGRVIGKEGKSRRYIESLTGANVSVYGNTVAIVGEHEPVQIAKEAVEMLLRGASHAKTYKFLERERQKIKRARFELWKKKSDVDELYEKMNPNYEEIEIEEDEDEIEDEE; the protein is encoded by the coding sequence ATGGTTTTTGGAAATATTGGACAAGATAAGAGCATTGAGATTTTAAAGATTCCAAAGGATAGAGTAGGAGTTTTAATAGGAAAAAAGGGAAATGTTAAAAAAACCATTGAAAAAGAGCTTGGAGTTAAGTTGGAGATTGATGCCGATGGAACAGTAACCATCTATGGAACAGATAAGCAGAAAGACCCCTTAGCTGTTTGGAAGGCAAGGGATATAGTTAGAGCTATTGGTAGGGGATTTAATCCAGAAATTGCTCTAAAATTGGTTAGTGATGAGTATGTTTTGGAAGTTATAGATATTGAGGACTATGCAAGTTCTGATAACAGCATAAGGAGATTGAAAGGAAGAGTTATTGGTAAAGAAGGAAAGTCAAGAAGATACATAGAGAGCTTAACTGGAGCTAACGTCTCTGTTTATGGAAACACTGTAGCAATAGTTGGAGAGCATGAGCCAGTTCAGATAGCTAAAGAGGCTGTTGAGATGCTCTTAAGAGGAGCATCCCATGCAAAGACATATAAATTCTTAGAGAGGGAAAGACAGAAGATTAAAAGGGCAAGATTTGAGTTATGGAAGAAAAAGAGTGATGTTGATGAGTTATATGAGAAGATGAATCCCAATTATGAAGAGATAGAGATTGAAGAAGATGAAGATGAAATAGAGGATGAAGAATAA
- a CDS encoding serine protein kinase RIO, with translation MPIAKNIDDELYELNKLLSEKEEFQLDREYQKEILEKERKFLEDLKTANEVFDKRTLMTLFSLLAGKHLTEYIGIVNSGKEAVVFKARKGKFYRAVKVYRVATCDFKTMSKYIQGDPRFHLRKSSRRQIIHAWVEKEFRNLRRASEIINAPKARLRRENVLVMDFVGYRGIPAPKLKDMQDLDWEKYFKIIKESMKKLYEEGELVHGDLSEYNILVKDDEPVFIDFSQSVITQHPLAHPLLIRDCINICNFFRRKRVDCNYKDLYKYITGKEIDPIDEAMIKQL, from the coding sequence ATGCCTATAGCTAAAAATATTGATGATGAACTCTATGAGTTAAATAAATTGCTTAGTGAAAAAGAAGAGTTTCAATTGGATAGAGAATATCAAAAAGAAATTTTAGAGAAAGAGAGGAAGTTTTTAGAAGATTTAAAGACCGCTAACGAAGTTTTTGATAAAAGAACCTTAATGACTTTATTTAGTCTATTAGCTGGAAAGCATTTAACTGAATATATAGGGATAGTTAATTCTGGAAAAGAGGCAGTAGTATTTAAAGCACGAAAGGGAAAGTTTTACAGAGCAGTTAAGGTTTATAGGGTAGCCACTTGTGATTTTAAAACTATGAGTAAATATATCCAAGGAGACCCAAGATTTCATTTAAGGAAGAGTAGTAGAAGGCAAATTATTCATGCATGGGTTGAGAAGGAATTTAGAAATCTAAGAAGGGCTTCTGAAATTATAAATGCCCCAAAGGCAAGATTAAGAAGAGAAAATGTCTTAGTTATGGATTTTGTTGGTTATAGAGGAATTCCAGCTCCAAAACTTAAAGATATGCAAGATTTAGATTGGGAGAAATATTTTAAAATTATAAAAGAGAGTATGAAAAAGCTTTATGAAGAAGGAGAGTTAGTTCATGGAGATTTGAGTGAATACAACATATTGGTTAAAGATGATGAGCCAGTATTTATTGATTTTTCTCAGAGCGTTATAACCCAACATCCTTTAGCTCATCCCTTACTTATTAGAGATTGCATAAATATATGCAATTTCTTTAGAAGGAAAAGGGTTGATTGCAATTACAAAGATTTATACAAATATATAACTGGAAAAGAGATAGACCCAATTGATGAAGCGATGATTAAGCAATTGTAA
- the eif1A gene encoding translation initiation factor eIF-1A, producing the protein MAEQQQEQQIRVRIPRKEENEILGIIEQMLGASRVRVRCLDGKTRLGRIPGRLKNRIWVREGDVVIVKPWEVQGDQKCDIIWRYTKTQVEWLKRKGYLDELL; encoded by the coding sequence ATGGCTGAACAGCAACAAGAACAGCAAATTAGAGTAAGAATTCCAAGAAAAGAAGAGAATGAGATTTTGGGGATTATAGAGCAGATGTTGGGAGCAAGTAGGGTTAGAGTTAGATGCTTAGACGGAAAAACAAGATTGGGAAGAATCCCTGGCAGATTAAAGAATAGAATTTGGGTTAGAGAAGGAGATGTAGTTATTGTAAAACCATGGGAAGTTCAAGGAGACCAGAAGTGTGATATCATTTGGAGATACACAAAAACACAAGTTGAATGGCTTAAAAGAAAAGGTTATTTAGATGAGTTACTATGA
- the cofG gene encoding 7,8-didemethyl-8-hydroxy-5-deazariboflavin synthase subunit CofG: protein MISREEAINFLNSTSSKDILDKLAQINNTFKREYITYSKNVFIPLSKWCRNKCGYCIFREDKPSLMKPNEVKEILLKGDRLGCREALFTFGEHVDENKEIKEQLKSMGYDNILEYLYDLEEWTLNNTSLLPHTNCGILNYDELKMLKDVNASMGLMLENASERLMNTIAHKHSPGKHPKLRIEMIENAGKLKIPFTTGLLIGIGETNEEIVDSLFKIKEIHEKYGHIQEVIIQNFRAKKGIPMENFKEPSPIKMLKVIILAKLILDDISIQIPPNLNRETGQLFLLAGVDDWGGVSPLTRDYVNPEAEWPEIKELREWTEELGLKLKMRLPVYDKYISEEWLSEKVYNKIIEMGWLKE, encoded by the coding sequence ATGATAAGTAGAGAGGAGGCAATTAATTTCCTTAACTCAACGTCTTCTAAGGATATATTAGATAAATTAGCTCAAATCAATAATACATTTAAGAGAGAATATATAACTTACTCAAAAAACGTCTTTATACCTTTATCAAAGTGGTGCAGAAATAAGTGCGGATACTGCATCTTTAGAGAAGATAAGCCAAGTTTAATGAAGCCGAATGAAGTTAAAGAGATTTTATTAAAGGGAGATAGATTAGGATGTAGAGAGGCGTTATTTACATTTGGGGAACACGTAGATGAAAATAAAGAGATTAAAGAACAATTAAAATCAATGGGTTATGATAATATATTAGAATATCTCTACGATTTAGAGGAATGGACATTGAATAACACTTCTCTCCTTCCACATACAAATTGTGGAATCTTAAATTATGATGAGTTAAAGATGCTTAAAGATGTCAATGCATCTATGGGTTTGATGTTGGAAAATGCTTCAGAGAGGTTAATGAATACAATTGCCCACAAACACAGCCCTGGAAAGCATCCAAAGTTAAGGATAGAGATGATTGAAAATGCTGGAAAGTTAAAGATTCCATTCACAACTGGTTTATTAATTGGTATTGGAGAGACAAATGAGGAAATTGTTGATTCACTATTTAAAATAAAAGAAATTCATGAAAAGTATGGGCATATACAGGAAGTTATAATCCAAAACTTTAGAGCTAAGAAAGGCATTCCAATGGAGAATTTTAAAGAGCCATCACCAATAAAGATGTTAAAGGTTATTATTTTAGCAAAGTTGATTTTAGATGATATTTCAATCCAAATTCCTCCAAATTTAAATAGAGAGACGGGGCAGTTGTTTTTATTGGCAGGGGTTGATGATTGGGGAGGAGTTTCTCCACTAACAAGGGACTACGTTAATCCAGAGGCAGAGTGGCCAGAAATAAAGGAGTTGAGGGAATGGACTGAGGAGTTAGGGTTAAAGTTAAAGATGAGATTGCCAGTTTATGATAAATACATAAGTGAAGAGTGGTTAAGTGAAAAAGTTTATAATAAGATTATTGAGATGGGATGGTTAAAGGAATAG
- a CDS encoding MBL fold metallo-hydrolase: protein MIKILVDNTAYKKFFAQHGFSALIEINNKRILFDAGQNSITLRENLRLFNEKEGFDYIVLSHGHYDHCDGLKYVIENDLINGKVIAHKDAFLDKYAGNRYIGIDEEIKEYLLKKADLEIIEEPYKIDKDIIVSGYVPREYEYEMEEFQCIKDGKRVKDEVNDDMFLIAKGILITGCSHSGIINVVEYGKKLSEIKGVLGGFHLVGVSDNYLNRIVDYFKSQDFWIMPMHCTGFKALTKLSQLNNFVYGHVGKIIGI from the coding sequence ATGATTAAAATATTGGTAGATAACACTGCCTATAAAAAATTTTTTGCTCAACATGGATTTTCAGCTTTGATAGAAATAAATAATAAGAGAATTTTATTTGATGCTGGACAAAACTCAATAACTTTGAGAGAGAATTTGAGATTATTTAATGAAAAAGAAGGATTTGATTATATTGTCTTATCTCATGGACATTACGACCACTGCGATGGTTTAAAATATGTTATAGAGAACGATTTAATCAATGGGAAAGTTATAGCTCACAAAGATGCATTCTTAGACAAATACGCTGGCAATAGATACATAGGGATTGACGAAGAAATAAAAGAATATTTGTTAAAAAAAGCTGATTTAGAGATTATTGAAGAGCCGTATAAAATAGATAAAGATATTATTGTCTCTGGATATGTTCCAAGAGAATATGAATATGAGATGGAAGAGTTTCAGTGTATTAAAGATGGAAAGAGAGTAAAAGATGAGGTAAATGATGACATGTTCTTAATAGCTAAAGGAATTTTAATTACTGGCTGTTCTCATAGTGGAATTATAAATGTAGTTGAATATGGGAAAAAATTAAGTGAAATTAAAGGAGTTTTGGGAGGTTTTCATTTAGTAGGGGTTTCAGATAACTATTTAAATAGGATTGTTGATTATTTCAAATCTCAAGATTTTTGGATTATGCCTATGCACTGCACTGGATTCAAAGCTTTAACAAAATTATCTCAATTAAATAACTTTGTTTATGGGCATGTGGGGAAGATAATTGGGATTTAG